Proteins encoded in a region of the Streptomyces sp. PCS3-D2 genome:
- the clpS gene encoding ATP-dependent Clp protease adapter ClpS, producing the protein MGRVSVAPIEIERTESAEETFAVPEPDVPWVTLVHNDPVNLMSYVAYVFQAYFGYSKDVAHKLMLDVHHKGRAVVSSGTREEMERDVQAMHGYGLWATLSQDRN; encoded by the coding sequence ATGGGACGAGTGAGTGTTGCTCCCATTGAGATCGAACGCACCGAATCGGCCGAAGAGACCTTCGCGGTCCCGGAACCTGACGTTCCCTGGGTGACCCTGGTGCACAACGACCCGGTCAACCTCATGAGCTACGTGGCGTACGTGTTCCAGGCCTACTTCGGCTACTCCAAGGACGTGGCGCACAAGCTGATGCTGGACGTCCATCACAAGGGGCGGGCGGTCGTGTCCAGCGGCACCCGCGAGGAAATGGAGCGCGACGTGCAGGCCATGCACGGCTACGGCCTGTGGGCGACCCTCTCCCAGGACCGCAACTGA
- a CDS encoding amino acid permease yields MTSVQVEQHGNTPGEGTRDDGGEGYHRTLGARQIQMIAIGGAIGTGLFLGAGKAISKAGPSLILAYAIAGLVIFVIMRALGELLMYRPVSGSFSDYAREFLGPFWGYVTGWTYWLFWVVTGITEVTAAAQYMSYWTHDSVPQWAYALIFTIVLYGANLISVKLFGELEFWFSMVKVTAIVGMILICAGILTIGFSDAAETASVANLWNDGGFFPKGIGGTLMTLQIVMFAFLAVELVGVTAGESKDPEKTLPKAINTVPWRIAVFYVGALIMILSVVPWTHFQPGVSPFVAAFERMGLGIGAAIVNFVVLTAALSSCNSGMYSTGRMLRDLALNGQGPKVFTKLTRSGTPLVGTTFSAALMLVGVWINYVAPGKAFDYVVSFATISGMWAWIMILVCQIRYRAKADRGELPGSRFRAPGAPYTSWFALAFIAMVIVMMGADKDARVSLYCAPLWGAVLGVSYLVMKNRDPRGAAFTKAS; encoded by the coding sequence ATGACCTCAGTGCAGGTCGAGCAGCACGGCAACACGCCCGGCGAGGGCACCCGGGACGACGGTGGCGAGGGGTACCACCGGACGCTCGGCGCCCGCCAGATCCAGATGATCGCGATCGGCGGAGCCATCGGCACCGGCCTCTTCCTGGGCGCCGGCAAGGCGATCTCCAAGGCCGGCCCCAGCCTGATCCTGGCGTACGCGATCGCGGGCCTGGTCATCTTCGTCATCATGCGGGCCCTGGGCGAGCTGCTCATGTACCGCCCGGTCTCGGGCTCGTTCTCGGACTACGCCCGCGAGTTCCTCGGCCCGTTCTGGGGCTATGTGACGGGCTGGACGTACTGGCTGTTCTGGGTGGTCACCGGCATCACCGAGGTCACCGCCGCCGCGCAGTACATGTCGTACTGGACCCACGACAGCGTCCCGCAGTGGGCCTACGCGCTGATCTTCACGATCGTCCTGTACGGCGCCAACCTGATCTCCGTGAAGCTCTTCGGCGAGCTGGAGTTCTGGTTCTCCATGGTCAAGGTCACCGCCATCGTCGGCATGATCCTGATCTGCGCCGGCATCCTCACCATCGGTTTCTCCGACGCCGCCGAGACCGCCTCCGTCGCCAACCTGTGGAACGACGGCGGTTTCTTCCCCAAGGGCATCGGCGGCACGCTGATGACCCTGCAGATCGTGATGTTCGCCTTCCTCGCGGTCGAGCTGGTCGGCGTCACCGCCGGTGAGTCCAAGGACCCCGAGAAGACCCTGCCCAAGGCCATCAACACCGTGCCGTGGCGCATCGCCGTCTTCTACGTCGGCGCGCTCATCATGATCCTCTCGGTCGTCCCGTGGACCCACTTCCAGCCGGGCGTCTCGCCCTTCGTCGCCGCCTTCGAGCGCATGGGGCTGGGCATCGGCGCCGCGATCGTCAACTTCGTCGTCCTCACCGCCGCCCTGTCCTCCTGCAACTCGGGCATGTACTCCACCGGCCGCATGCTGCGCGACCTCGCGCTCAACGGCCAGGGCCCGAAGGTCTTCACCAAGCTCACCCGGAGCGGCACCCCGCTCGTCGGCACCACCTTCTCCGCCGCGCTGATGCTCGTGGGCGTCTGGATCAACTACGTCGCCCCCGGCAAGGCCTTCGACTACGTGGTCTCCTTCGCCACGATCTCCGGCATGTGGGCCTGGATCATGATCCTGGTCTGCCAGATCCGCTACCGGGCCAAGGCCGACCGCGGCGAGCTGCCCGGGTCGAGGTTCCGGGCCCCGGGAGCGCCGTACACCAGCTGGTTCGCGCTCGCCTTCATCGCGATGGTCATCGTGATGATGGGCGCCGACAAGGACGCGCGCGTCTCGCTCTACTGCGCCCCCCTGTGGGGCGCCGTCCTGGGCGTCTCCTACCTGGTCATGAAGAACCGCGATCCCCGCGGAGCCGCCTTCACCAAGGCGTCGTGA
- a CDS encoding MoaD/ThiS family protein, whose amino-acid sequence MAIEVRIPTILRTYTDGQKAVNGEGATLADLFADLETRHNGIRERLVDQAAGGQLRRFVNVYLNDEDVRFLDGISTALKDGDNVTILPAVAGGSK is encoded by the coding sequence ATGGCCATCGAGGTCCGCATCCCCACCATCCTCCGCACCTACACCGACGGCCAGAAGGCCGTGAACGGCGAGGGCGCCACGCTCGCCGACCTCTTCGCGGACCTGGAGACCCGACACAACGGCATCCGAGAGCGGCTCGTCGACCAGGCCGCCGGCGGCCAGCTGCGACGCTTCGTGAACGTCTACCTCAACGACGAGGACGTCCGGTTCCTCGACGGCATCTCCACCGCGCTCAAGGACGGCGACAACGTCACCATCCTCCCGGCCGTGGCCGGCGGATCGAAGTAA
- a CDS encoding putative leader peptide — translation MVSHDVSIETPGRLLLVARLHVDLCRLASAICPAA, via the coding sequence ATGGTTTCCCACGACGTGAGCATCGAGACGCCCGGCAGGCTGCTGCTCGTGGCGCGGCTGCACGTCGACCTGTGCCGCCTCGCCAGCGCCATCTGTCCTGCCGCCTGA
- a CDS encoding PLP-dependent cysteine synthase family protein, which translates to MRYDSPLAAVGNTPLVRLPRLSPSEDVRIWAKLEDRNPTGSIKDRPALHMVEQAEKDGRLRPGCTILEPTSGNTGISLAMAAKLKGYRIVCVMPENTSQERRDLLAMWGAEIISSPAAGGSNTAVRVAKELAAEHPDWVMLYQYGNPDNAGAHYATTGPEILADLPSITHFVAGLGTTGTLMGVGRYLRENVPGVKIVAAEPRYDDLVYGLRNLDEGFVPELYDASVLTTRYSVGSSDAVTRTRELLQQEGIFAGVSTGAALHAAIGVGRKAAAAGETADIVFVVADGGWKYLSTGVYTAATTEEAIEVLQGQLWA; encoded by the coding sequence ATGCGCTACGACTCCCCGCTGGCAGCGGTCGGCAACACGCCGCTGGTCCGGCTGCCCCGGCTGTCCCCGTCGGAAGACGTCCGGATCTGGGCCAAGCTGGAGGACCGCAATCCGACCGGCTCGATCAAGGACCGCCCGGCGCTCCACATGGTCGAGCAGGCCGAGAAGGACGGCCGGCTCCGGCCGGGCTGCACCATCCTGGAGCCCACCTCGGGCAACACCGGCATCTCGCTGGCGATGGCGGCCAAGCTCAAGGGCTACCGCATCGTGTGCGTCATGCCGGAGAACACCAGCCAGGAGCGGCGCGACCTGCTGGCCATGTGGGGAGCCGAGATCATCTCGTCGCCGGCCGCCGGCGGTTCCAACACCGCCGTCCGGGTGGCCAAGGAACTGGCCGCGGAGCACCCGGACTGGGTGATGCTCTACCAGTACGGCAACCCGGACAACGCCGGCGCGCACTACGCCACCACCGGCCCGGAGATCCTCGCCGACCTCCCGTCGATCACTCACTTCGTGGCCGGCCTGGGCACCACCGGCACCCTGATGGGTGTCGGCCGCTACCTGCGCGAGAACGTTCCCGGAGTGAAGATCGTCGCGGCCGAGCCGCGCTACGACGACCTCGTCTACGGGCTGCGCAACCTGGACGAGGGCTTCGTCCCCGAGCTGTACGACGCCTCCGTCCTCACCACCCGCTACTCGGTCGGCTCCTCGGACGCGGTCACCCGCACGCGGGAGCTGCTCCAGCAGGAGGGCATCTTCGCCGGCGTCTCCACGGGCGCCGCCCTGCACGCGGCGATCGGCGTCGGCCGCAAGGCGGCGGCCGCCGGCGAGACGGCCGACATCGTCTTCGTCGTGGCCGACGGCGGCTGGAAGTACCTCTCGACCGGCGTCTACACCGCGGCGACGACGGAGGAGGCCATCGAGGTCCTCCAGGGCCAGCTCTGGGCCTAG
- a CDS encoding Mov34/MPN/PAD-1 family protein, whose product MLTLTQALYDRIVEHARQDHPDEACGVVAGPAGTGRPERFIPMLNAARSPTFYEFDSKDLLTLYREMDDRDEEPVIVYHSHTATEAYPSRTDVTYANEPGAHYVLVSTADKDGLGEFQFRSYRIVDGVITEEEVQVVETY is encoded by the coding sequence ATGCTGACCCTCACCCAGGCCCTGTACGACCGGATCGTCGAGCACGCCCGCCAGGACCACCCCGACGAGGCGTGCGGTGTGGTGGCAGGCCCGGCGGGCACCGGCCGCCCCGAGCGGTTCATCCCGATGCTCAACGCGGCCCGCTCGCCCACGTTCTACGAGTTCGACTCCAAGGACCTCCTCACGCTCTACCGCGAGATGGACGACCGCGACGAGGAGCCGGTGATCGTCTACCACTCGCACACCGCGACCGAGGCCTACCCCTCGCGCACGGACGTCACCTACGCGAACGAGCCCGGCGCGCACTACGTGCTGGTCTCCACCGCGGACAAGGACGGGCTCGGAGAGTTCCAGTTCCGCTCGTACCGGATCGTCGACGGCGTGATCACCGAGGAAGAAGTGCAGGTCGTCGAGACCTACTGA
- a CDS encoding DUF2017 domain-containing protein, protein MGRNTGMFESLKGGGAAIALDEIEISILRSLAVQMLELIGPGDPEPAEDADPLAALFAEGPSEPPSDPALARLFPDAYGSPDGTGDEGVDPVELKARAAEFRRYTENDLRARKRDDALALVRSLDGLTPAGDGAAVLELTGELPLRWLGGLNDLRLTLAARLDITEDDESAALFRLPDEDPRKPMVMAYLWLGGLQESLIETL, encoded by the coding sequence ATGGGCCGGAACACCGGGATGTTCGAGTCCCTGAAGGGCGGCGGCGCCGCCATCGCGCTGGACGAGATCGAGATCTCCATCCTGCGCTCCCTGGCCGTCCAGATGCTGGAGCTGATCGGCCCCGGCGACCCCGAGCCGGCCGAGGACGCCGACCCCCTCGCCGCGCTGTTCGCCGAGGGCCCCAGCGAGCCGCCGTCCGATCCGGCGCTGGCCCGGCTCTTCCCCGACGCCTACGGCTCCCCGGACGGCACCGGCGACGAGGGTGTGGACCCGGTGGAGCTGAAGGCCCGCGCCGCGGAGTTCCGCCGGTACACCGAGAACGACCTGCGCGCCCGCAAGCGCGATGATGCGCTGGCCCTCGTCCGCAGCCTGGACGGGCTCACCCCGGCCGGTGACGGGGCGGCCGTGCTGGAGCTCACCGGCGAGCTGCCGTTGCGCTGGCTCGGCGGGCTGAACGACCTGCGCCTGACCCTCGCCGCCCGGCTCGACATCACCGAGGACGACGAGAGCGCCGCGCTCTTCCGGCTGCCGGACGAGGACCCGCGCAAGCCGATGGTGATGGCGTACCTGTGGCTCGGCGGACTCCAGGAATCCTTGATCGAAACCCTCTGA